A genomic region of Pyrus communis chromosome 14, drPyrComm1.1, whole genome shotgun sequence contains the following coding sequences:
- the LOC137716123 gene encoding vascular-related unknown protein 3-like isoform X1 → MEDRSRNSMIGRGNSSDTRTTPQESPEESSWTMYLQDFMTTNSQDDDDDERSSFSSYGYENCSIISDAGSSVTRKFTINGEVLGFGVVGGYNRSGVMFKRQPKEVLLDDALEDTATSPVNSPKICNLSRSTVEPTLQKDYIDIPNAEKGSTSGRVDERNESGFIGRESDCTELKKRGLCLVPFSTVANYFG, encoded by the exons ATGGAAGATCGCTCCAGAAACTCTATGATCGGAAGAGGTAATTCTTCTGATACAAGAACCACTCCTCAAGAGTCCCCTGAGGAGAGTAGTTGGACTATGTACTTGCAAGATTTCATGACAACCAATAGTCAAGACGATGACGATGACGAACGCAGTTCTTTCTCCTCATACGGTTATGAGAATTGTTCCATAATCTCCGACGCCGGTTCTTCAGTCACCCGAAAGTTTACTATTAATGGAGAAGTTTTAGGGTTTGGCGTGGTTGGAGGTTATAATAGATCTGGCGTCATGTTTAAGAGACAACCCAAAGAAGTTTTGCTTGATGATGCTTTGGAGGACACAGCTACTTCTCCAGTAAATAGTCCCAAG ATTTGTAATCTAAGCCGGTCAACTGTGGAACCAACACTCCAAAAAGATTATATAGACATACCTAATGCG GAGAAAGGAAGTACTTCTGGCCGGGTGGATGAGAGAAATGAATCGGGATTTATTGGGAGAGAGAGTGACTGCACAGAACTGAAGAAAAGAGGACTTTGCTTGGTTCCATTTTCTACGGTAGCAAACTATTTTGGATGA
- the LOC137716123 gene encoding vascular-related unknown protein 3-like isoform X2 has protein sequence MEDRSRNSMIGRGNSSDTRTTPQESPEESSWTMYLQDFMTTNSQDDDDDERSSFSSYGYENCSIISDAGSSVTRKFTINGEVLGFGVVGGYNRSGVMFKRQPKEVLLDDALEDTATSPVNSPKEKGSTSGRVDERNESGFIGRESDCTELKKRGLCLVPFSTVANYFG, from the exons ATGGAAGATCGCTCCAGAAACTCTATGATCGGAAGAGGTAATTCTTCTGATACAAGAACCACTCCTCAAGAGTCCCCTGAGGAGAGTAGTTGGACTATGTACTTGCAAGATTTCATGACAACCAATAGTCAAGACGATGACGATGACGAACGCAGTTCTTTCTCCTCATACGGTTATGAGAATTGTTCCATAATCTCCGACGCCGGTTCTTCAGTCACCCGAAAGTTTACTATTAATGGAGAAGTTTTAGGGTTTGGCGTGGTTGGAGGTTATAATAGATCTGGCGTCATGTTTAAGAGACAACCCAAAGAAGTTTTGCTTGATGATGCTTTGGAGGACACAGCTACTTCTCCAGTAAATAGTCCCAAG GAGAAAGGAAGTACTTCTGGCCGGGTGGATGAGAGAAATGAATCGGGATTTATTGGGAGAGAGAGTGACTGCACAGAACTGAAGAAAAGAGGACTTTGCTTGGTTCCATTTTCTACGGTAGCAAACTATTTTGGATGA